The genomic stretch GCCCATCGACTCAGGGGTAAGTAAAATGGTATTGGTAGTCTAAGAATGTATTTTAACCGATTTTCATAACATAGGGTTgtaaattaaactagggcatcatAACAAGGTTGTAATTGGACTTATGTGGGCCATGGATCATGTATGCAGCCCATATAGCCTATAAATACTAAAATCTCAAAGGTCCATCTACTATGGCAGCTTGGGGTTGTGGGGATAGTTTAGTTTCACTTTGCTAGTTGAGAGAGTATTATGTAAATGAGAAGGGAGGGAGTTCACCCACACTCCTCCTTCGCCGCTAGCCTCACCACGCATGTGCATCGCGTTTCGTGAGTTGGATTCGAGTTAGAAACTCATTTTGtggaagacaaaaaaaaaatcttggtgCATCAACTGAGTTGGGTGCGTGTCAACACGGGTCTACATATTCGACGTGTGTCCTTGTTATCAACCACGTGGTGGTTCGGTCTGTGTCTCTCACTCCTAGATTATACAGTGGAGACGATTGACATAACAAACCTAGACCTCTCTCCACTctttctgtctctctctctctctctctctctctctcacgacCAAGTTCATTTTGCCGCCCTGCTGTCTAGGCTTCCTCATCCTGGCGACTGCGTGGATAGACGTCCAGGAGAGTAGGCCCCGAAACCCCAACCTAGACATTTCGCATCGCGATACGGGCCATGAGGTTTTCGGAAGGCATCTCTACGTGAATGCTCGCATGCATCAAACTGCTTCCTCACCGACCTCTATATATGGATTTGACGACCTCGACAACACCATGGGTGACATTGACAACGAATTATTTTTAGCCCCTCCCGAACGCAATGTATGTGCTAATTGTCTTAGTCTAATGCATGTGATTAAGTTTTGTAGTTTTATATCATGTTGATCTGTGTAATTAAGCTCACTTGGAGATTGTTTAGTAACCTaagaatccaaaaaccttattacATTTTTAGGAAATTCACGCCATCTGGCTTTGCTAGTGGGCTCAAACTGAGCCCGTTTATGAgtgctcatttcaagagatggaagACTAAGACATACTTGTAGCTCACTGCTATGGGCGTGCATAGGATTGTGGATGGCACTCCGTAAGGTCCACTTTCTCCTTTCGAGGATAAAGCTTCGAGGGAGGCCATCGTATTTTTTGTGGGTGTTGTCATAAGTGTGCATGGAAATTTTGTGGTTGATGTGTATCTGCACATCCGAGATGTGGGTCTGAGATGGAAGATGGTAATACCTTGTTGTAGTCGATGGAGTGGTTACTTGAAGAAAGTGAGAATTCACCTCCAAGTGTTACCGCCATTTATGAGTATGTGAGTTTCTTGGTTATGTCAATCTATCTCATATTCATTCCAATATGTTCCAAATTCATATCAATTTTTCAATTTAGGGCCCCATTTCACAAGAAAGAAAGCAAATGGCAAGGTTGAAGAGCGCATGATTTGTGCTCCAAAGTAGTTGAAAATTGCTAGAAAATGGTGATAGATGGAGGTTGAGGGATGATGAAGCTCCTCACCAAAGGGACTGAGGTCAAGTACCTCGTCATCTCCGGagttggatgatgatgatgatgatagggAGGAAGGAAGGTGGCGTCCAACTATGGGAACTAGCAAGGGAGACCAGGTGGAAGGAAGAGGTTAAAGGATAAAGGTGAAGAGAGGTGTCGAGGTTGTAGCATGAAAGAGAAGCTCAATGAGTTGTTGAGACAAGGAAGGAGATTCAACTCAAGTTTTGCAATTGAAGATGGAGTTGGCCGAGAAGATTCAATGTGAGAAGATGGCAAGGTCCAAGGTGTTAACAAGTAAAAGAAAACGAAGACCAGAAGTTGGTCGAGGAGAAGTGTAAGGCCGACTTTGAGATGTGTAGGCTTCTTCTCGAGGAGAAACAGATGAGGCAAGAAATTGTAACCAAGAAAAACCGGGCCATGATGATGGATCCAAATGGAGAGGACAAGAAGATGAGGGCATATTGGGAGGTTATAAGAGCGGAAATCTTTCAATATATAATGCCTTAGGCCGGCGTGATGATGAGAGGTGGAGGTTAGGCGGGCTTCGAGATTGGCAGCTTCATGGGTGGCAGCAATGGGAATGGCGGTGATGACAACTGTGGTATTGCGTGATGATCATGGAGGCGCTCTATCTTTTGTTCATGAACTTGGTTTATGCTCTATTGCAACTTGTTCTATGTTGGGTCATTCATACGGACGAAAAACTATGTTTAAATTTAACTTAAATGCCTAGAATTATGCATTTGAAATTTTACTATATTATGACATGTTGATTAGTGAAAATATTGAATCATATACATGACAAATTGAAGTTCTAGTATGGTTCATATTAGTTGAGAagctaaaattgatggaggggaaaTTTGCGGACCAGATTTTTGAGTATCTATTATGCCACAACATGCGCCTTACTCAAAAAGCGTTTTTGAGGATTTCCGCTTATCTCCTTTTGATGCCCCTAATAGATAAAAGTTACCACTGTAACTACCATGCTAGTAAAAATCAGTAAAAATATATGAATGCAGTAAAGTTGCCATTATACGAAATGCAGATTATATAATTCAGAGGATACTCATACTTCTGTTATTTCACAACGAGAATGACATAGAAGTTAACCATCCAACATCACACAACAGTTACCATGGTCTAAATAGCGAAACTACCACATGTTCATGTTTCATATATGTAGCTAAACACGCATACATACACATGTGCCAAAAATATAGACAAAAATGTCTAAGCACAAAACAAGGTCAGTGACTAAAGGATTAAGATAACCTGGCAATAGCAGTTACATGGGATCATTGTGTTCGTGACATTGCTAAGATGAGCCCATAAGCAAAATAAATTACATTTTGCTCTAAACAAACATGTCACAACAGCTAGCTAGATCACACCAGTGCTACATACAATCTCTCATCGTGTTTACAAAATGCTACTGGTCAACGTATGGTGGCTATCGCTTATCTGTCGTCTTCACCGGCACCCCCTTGTACATGCCCGCGCGCGACCTCAGGTCGTCCCGGCGCTCCCTGGCCACCTTGTTGTTGGGGTCGAAGAGCAGTGCCTCCTCGAACGCCCGCAGCGCCGACTTGAGGTCTTTCTGCTGCTCGTACGCGTCGCCCAGGTTGTTCCACGCCGTCACGTACCCCGGCTGTAGCTCCACCGCCTTCTCAAACTGCTTGATCGCCTTCTCCAGCTTGTTCTCCCGCTTGTAGCTAACTCCAAGGGCGTTGTAAACCTGAGCGTCAGCCAACAGAGTAAAAGTGTTTCAGATAACTTTAGATTTCAGAATGCAGAAAATAAGTATATAGTAGTTTTAGGATGTCTATTTTACCTGAGCAAGATCTTGCTCATCTCTATCCCATCTCTGGATGGCTTGCTGCAGATACTTGATGGCTGCAGGGTAAAACTTTCTCCTTAGCATCACTGCTCCGAGCTCGAAGAGTTCGGTAGCGCTTCCCTCAccacttctcacttgttcctataGGCAAGTTTTTTTTATCATATTCACAGATCAGATCAAGGACATCATATAAGAAATGGCATACGAATAAAATAACGAACATGATTAACAAACTTCTATAAAGACAAATTAAGTAATCAGTATGTGTAATGAAATTTGTGCTACCATGATGTCAGGATTTAAATATGTAATGGTAAGGTACTTTTTCGTAAATCAGAATAACAATATATTAACATTAATCCAGATTTTACAAAAATGAGAACGTCTtcgaaaaggaaaaagaaagaaggagcccacccttgctctctctctcttacttccCTCTCCCTCTTGTATCTATTTCTCAGTGAAGGGATTACAGTATAACACCAAGGGAGCTCAGCTGACAAGAAGAGGGAGCAGTAGTCATAATTAGAGAATGCTACTGGCAGCTGCTAAGGTTAGCTATCTGGTATCTACTCTCCCTCTCCTGCTCTTCTCATCATATCCCAGCAGCGAACCAATATCCCTAGTGGATCATGGGCCCACCTACTCCCCAGATAGCCCAGGAGCTATGTTCCTGAGCTTTTGTGCAATATCAATAATATTACGAACAAAGAATTGATTGTAGCATGCTTTACCTGCAAGTCTTTGGCAGAAAGATCGAGCTCCCTGCGAACAAGAACTTGACGGATGACGTAGAATGTACCGGTTCCAAGCAGACCAAGCAGTATGAGCAGATAAGAGAGCTGGATTCCTAGCTCAAACAGCTCCCCGACCTCGTAAACCATGTTTAGCTTTGCTCCTTCGCTAGACTGTGCTGCCTCTGCAAGACTCAGCCATGCCGTGGCGCCACAAGGAAGCACGCTGAGTCTCTGCAGCAGGTTCCTGTTTCTCCTTACATCCTCCTCAGAATGGGGACCGGAAGTTTCTGCTGTGAAGGTGGCACATACATCAGTAAAAGCAAGGCCATTCCTAATATAATCAGGGAACCTATACAATTTCAAAATACATAAAATCTCAAAAGAGAATGGTTTTAATACTTTTACTCGAGAAAGTCCATGCATGCATGGGCATGTTCTTGAAGGGACATACCTTTTACTCGTGTCGAAACAAAAAACTCCTCCACTCTCGTGATGACCTGCCTTCCTTAGAAATAAGGAAACAGATCTCAAATAAGATTGATTTTGAAACTGAAACAAGGTCAGCAATTATATCTGTAATTAAAGAAGCGTGAGGATAAAAGAAGGATCATCACATGTTTGAACAAAGAACCATACACGCTCAAGTCCAGTTTATGTAAAGCGATGAAAACTCTCCATCTTAGAGCTCGGGAATTATCGCATTAATAGGATGGAAACTATGGGTTTTCTTTGGAACGACCGCCAGGAAAAAAAGAGCTTGCAATCCCATTATATAAAGCTAACAAAATTACTTGGCATACTGGTGGTTAATGTTCCCCAACAGGAAGTTCTTAGTCAAGAAAGATTGCAGTAACAGGCTAGCTACCTCTGAAGAAGGAAAGCTGAAGAGTAGACAAGTATCCTAAAACGCAAGACATAAGTTTCTAATCTTCTTCATAGAGATCAGAAGATGATAACGTGAAGCCAAGAGAATTTTTTTCTCATAAATCTAAATTAGAAACTTCCAAATCTTGACGAGAATTGGCCATTGTTTTTCATGCTTGCGGATACAGAACCTCTGAAATTCTATACTCAACAATCATCCAAGGACCAGGAGATGCGGAAAGGTGTGTAACTTGGGCCCGGGAATTGGGCAGCATAGGACTGGTCCACTGAAAATTCAAGCCTACTGCTACTAGTACATCTCAGTCAGATGGAGGCACTGCTGCTCTCATATGTGCAGCATGTATAATGAAGAAACAAGGTTCCAAGTATGTAATCAATATCCATTTTCCCATTTGATGTGTGTACAACAATAATCTAAACCTCTATTGTTTTGAAACTGAAATAAGGTCAGCAATTATTGTCTGTAATTAAATAAGCGCGAGGATAAAAGAAGGACGGTCACATGTTTGAACAAAGAACCATACACGCTCAAGTCCAGTTCATGTAAAGCGACGAAAAGTCTCCATCTTAGAGCTCAGGAATTATCGCATTAATAGGATGGAAACTATGGGTTTTCTCTGGAACGACCGCCAGGGAAAAAAAAGAAGCTTGCAATCCCATTATATAAAGCTGACAAAATTAGCTAGCATACTGGCGGTTAATGTTCCCCAATAGGAAGTCCTTAGTCAAGGAAGATTGTAGCAACAGATTAGCTACCTCTGAGTCTGACGAAGGAAAGCTGAAGAGCAGACAAGTATCCTAAAACGCAAGACATGAATTCCTAATCTTCTTCGTAGAGATCAGAAGGTCACGGGATGATAACGTGAATCCAAGGGATGTTTTTTTTCACATGAATGTAAATTAGGAAGTTCCGAATTTCTACGAGAATTTGTCCATGGTTTTTCGTGCTTGCTGATGCTGAACCTCTGGAATTCTATATGCTTGATGAtcacctaagggcatctccaaccgcgcgacccaaacggacgcgctgggccgtccgttttgggccgtttgcgtggccgaacggacacccggacagcggcccgcgtccgcgtgtccgtttgggtcgcacgctgcgcccaacgcgcggacgcagcgcattggtaataaaataaaacagaaatgaaaataaaaaaggaaaagaacaaaacataaatttaaactagttggtcattaaacttagccctattttgggcaaattttacacaaaagaaagccctatatggctttaaactaaaaaaaagcaaaccctagccagggtttgcgagctcgcggtggccgccggccgtactacccccagtagtactcgtcatcgtcggcgtcgatgacgacgacgccgcccggcggcgacgcgctgttccggctcgacacgccggagggcaccggggactccggccaggggtcccactgcgcccttttccaggcggagtgcgcgttcagcgggctcgccggcctgcgcagccgtgccctccgcgcggactcctgtcggagctgctcctccgcctgcgtggccaggcgctcctcctccgccaggcgcgcggcccggcgctcctcctcccggagcgccgcctgacgcgtagcagcctcctcctgacggcgcgccagctggaggaaggcccacgcgtccgcatgggcgtcctcctgggccttcctggccgcctcctccagcgcggaggtgcgcagcgtctcggcgaggagcggccatttggccagctcgtcgaggtcctgctgctcgcgggacgccgcgagcgccgcctgcagctccgggtcgttctcctcctcctggggttgcggctgcggctgcggctggggctggggcgcgggctcgttgatgtagaggccgccggggcggcggccagcccgcctagcaggtgtgcctggctgcgcgcgaggccgcgccgtcgcggatgtgaagcacgtgcgccgccgcgcatcgtgctccacctcgaaccacaagtcccagttgggacttgcgtcgccgtacgcggggtcctgccggaggtccgccggcagctgagcgcggcgcctccggatct from Lolium rigidum isolate FL_2022 chromosome 4, APGP_CSIRO_Lrig_0.1, whole genome shotgun sequence encodes the following:
- the LOC124706897 gene encoding tetratricopeptide repeat domain-containing protein PYG7, chloroplastic isoform X6, giving the protein MATLPTAGRAAARAFAFPAKPSSASSFSLPRAASSFSGRQVITRVEEVSVSTQVKETSGPHSEEDVRRNRNLLQRLSVLPCGATAWLSLAEAAQSSEGAKLNMVYEVGELFELGIQLSYLLILLGLLGTGTFYVIRQVLVRRELDLSAKDLQEQVRSGEGSATELFELGAVMLRRKFYPAAIKYLQQAIQRWDRDEQDLAQVYNALGVSYKRENKLEKAIKQFEKAVELQPGYVTAWNNLGDAYEQQKDLKSALRAFEEALLFDPNNKVARERRDDLRSRAGMYKGVPVKTTDKR
- the LOC124706897 gene encoding tetratricopeptide repeat domain-containing protein PYG7, chloroplastic isoform X3 encodes the protein MATLPTAGRAAARAFAFPAKPSSTASSFSLPRAASSSSGRQVITRVEEFFVSTRVKETSGPHSEEDVRRNRNLLQRLSVLPCGATAWLSLAEAAQSSEGAKLNMVYEVGELFELGIQLSYLLILLGLLGTGTFYVIRQVLVRRELDLSAKDLQEQVRSGEGSATELFELGAVMLRRKFYPAAIKYLQQAIQRWDRDEQDLAQVYNALGVSYKRENKLEKAIKQFEKAVELQPGYVTAWNNLGDAYEQQKDLKSALRAFEEALLFDPNNKVARERRDDLRSRAGMYKGVPVKTTDKR
- the LOC124706897 gene encoding tetratricopeptide repeat domain-containing protein PYG7, chloroplastic isoform X1, translating into MATLPTAGRAAARAFAFPAKPSSTASSFSLPRAASSSSGRQVITRVEEFFVSTRVKAETSGPHSEEDVRRNRNLLQRLSVLPCGATAWLSLAEAAQSSEGAKLNMVYEVGELFELGIQLSYLLILLGLLGTGTFYVIRQVLVRRELDLSAKDLQEQVRSGEGSATELFELGAVMLRRKFYPAAIKYLQQAIQRWDRDEQDLAQVYNALGVSYKRENKLEKAIKQFEKAVELQPGYVTAWNNLGDAYEQQKDLKSALRAFEEALLFDPNNKVARERRDDLRSRAGMYKGVPVKTTDKR
- the LOC124706897 gene encoding tetratricopeptide repeat domain-containing protein PYG7, chloroplastic isoform X4 is translated as MATLPTAGRAAARAFAFPAKPSSASSFSLPRAASSFSGRQVITRVEEVSVSTQVKAETSGPHSEEDVRRNRNLLQRLSVLPCGATAWLSLAEAAQSSEGAKLNMVYEVGELFELGIQLSYLLILLGLLGTGTFYVIRQVLVRRELDLSAKDLQEQVRSGEGSATELFELGAVMLRRKFYPAAIKYLQQAIQRWDRDEQDLAQVYNALGVSYKRENKLEKAIKQFEKAVELQPGYVTAWNNLGDAYEQQKDLKSALRAFEEALLFDPNNKVARERRDDLRSRAGMYKGVPVKTTDKR